From a region of the Daphnia pulicaria isolate SC F1-1A chromosome 1, SC_F0-13Bv2, whole genome shotgun sequence genome:
- the LOC124351686 gene encoding sodium channel protein para-like isoform X5: protein MVEDHENESNEDEEERPVFCPYTRESLLQSEARIAEEEAKRNERKKKAEESEVRLGLKPRKRTKEMRYDEDDEDEGPKADPTLEQGMPLPIRLNAVYSPELTAVPIEDIDPYYKNQRTFVVISKGKDIFRFSATDAMWLLSPFNPIRRVAIYVLVHPLFSFFIILTILTNCILMIMPPNAFIESTEYVTMGIDLGNLAALRTFRVLRALKTVAIIPGLKTIVGAVIESVKNLRDVIILTLFSLSVFALLGLQIYMGVLTQKCIHSFPSDGSFGNLTDDNYEAFVSNSSNWYKDDTDNYPLCGNSSGAGPCPENYTCLQGYGDNPNYGYTSFDSFGWALLSSFRLMMQDAWENLYQMVLRTAGPWHMLFFIVIIFLGSFYLLNLILAIVAMSYDELQKKAEEEEEAALLEEEAIRVAEAAAATREEEREARMNKSPSDFSCQSYEMFVGGQGAPPEGRSSLAGGGGPGGGNGHDGDYSIREKMSIKSDDVDSLLGGGNVSDSRMKINGRVRKASLSLPGSPFAMRRASRGSHQFTWRNGPRRMGGANNNSSSADRKPLVLSTYLDAQEHLPYADDSAAVTPMSEDNGAIVVPPYALNNLGSRQASYTSHMSRMSYNSHGDLLNGKPPAMSGGGKDYRSAANRVAAANASSASRPTLVPDLVVEHSRHYHHHHHNQNHDYDHNAMDNPFIEQSQKHAIADLKADDDLDAIAMHDMGPERMVQHHHHGEHREHRLHSHAVNEEDEGPKIKERLLALSLKYLDVCCVWDCSPYWVTFQRLISLFVYDAFIELFITLCIVVNTLFMALDHHGMNEEMSRALKMGNYFFTATFAIEATFKLIAISPKFYFREGWNIFDFIIVFLSLLELGLEGVSGLSVLRSFRLLRVFKLAKSWPTLNLLISIMGKTVGALGNLTFVLCIIIFIFAVMGMQLFGKNYIDNVDRFPNKELPRWHFLDFMHSFMIVFRVLCGEWVESMWDCMLVGDSTCIPFFLATVVIGNLVVLNLFLALLLSSFGASNLSAPQVDNDTNKLTEAFNRISRFKRWVRRSVSNGFRMIRSKLTNQISDQRAPAFRDITYMKLRPFYKYMNRETDVEMNNTGAAKMANNSGNADGTAPTPVELQGYDAVDSVMRDESMSKLKNKKGANNTSAVCPNSTKKRPDELVLDIDCRKNPKDDDTISYQSYGSHCHRITRDESHKGSLRVDYYDEKRNASKEDLDGFPDDVESFKGDGEEDDEQEARPAEVEGEDDGLAAEAAEAAAKIAHRVDSDEDPQYPDACFPDHWYEKIPIIKGNDDSPFWQGWAMLRLKTFRLIENKYFETAVIIMILLSSLALALEDIYLSERPVLQDILYYMDRIFTVIFFIEMLIKWLALGFKNYFTNAWCWLDFIIVMVSLVNYVASLFGGGKIQAFKTMRTLRALRPLRALARFQGMRVVVNALIQAIPSIFNVLLVCLILWLIFAIMGVQMFAGKYYKCVDAEGEIVSVEFVKNKTQCIEKASSNYTWQNSPMNFDHVGKAYLSLFQVATFKGWMQIMRDATDSRDVDEQPKREVNIYMYLYFVFFIIFGSFFTLNLFIGVIIDNFNEQKKKAGGSLEMFMTEDQKKYYSAMKKMGSKKPLKAIPRPQWRPQAIVFQIVTNKKFDMIIMLFIGLNMLTMTLDQYKPHQILSNILDYLNMFFIVIFTAECSLKVFALRHYYFKEPWNLFDFVVVILSILGMVLSDLIEKYFVSPTLLRVVRVAKVGRVLRLVKGAKGIRTLLFALAMSLPALFNICLLLFLVMFIYAIFGMSFFMNVKHKSGIDEVYNFETFGKSMILLFQMSTSAGWDTVLEGIINEVECNLPNPETGDPGNCGQTTMGIAFLLSYLVISFLIVINMYIAVILENYSQATEDVQEGLTDDDYDMYYEIWQQFDPEGTQYIRYDQLPDFLDVLEPPLQIHKPNKYKIVSMDIPICRGDLMYCVDILDALTRDFFARKGNPIEEPVEIDEAAQAIERPGYDPVSSTLWRQREEYCARLIQNAWRRHREKPRGSTDGEGCSGAGSDTGGGGGGAEHVSLAPSPSCISGVAGATGDSQHQQTAILIDSDGYATKNGHKVVIHSRSSSSISSRSTDV, encoded by the exons ATGGTCGAAGATCACGAAAATGAGAGCAATGAAGACGAAGAGGAGCGCCCCGTTTTCTGTCCCTACACCCGCGAGTCTCTGCTCCAATCGGAGGCCAGGATCGCTGAAGAGGAGGCAAAGAGAAACGAGCGCAAAAAGAAAGCAGAGGAGAGCGAG GTCAGATTGGGCCTGAAGCCCCGTAAAAGGACTAAGGAA ATGCGCTatgacgaagacgacgaggaCGAAGGACCTAAAGCCGACCCGACGCTGGAGCAAGGCATGCCGTTGCCCATCCGGTTGAACGCCGTCTACTCGCCAGAACTGACGGCCGTCCCCATCGAAGACATCGATCCTTACTACAAAAATCAAAGG ACGTTCGTGGTGATCAGCAAAGGCAAAGATATTTTCCGGTTCAGCGCGACGGACGCCATGTGGCTCCTGTCGCCGTTCAATCCCATCCGGCGGGTGGCCATCTACGTCCTCGTTCATCcgctcttctccttcttcatcaTTCTGACCATCCTCACCAATTGCATCCTCATGATCATGCCGCCCAACGCCTTCATCGAATCCACTGA GTACGTGACGATGGGAATCGATCTGGGAAACCTGGCGGCATTGCGGACGTTCCGAGTCTTGCGAGCGCTCAAAACCGTCGCCATTATCCCAG GATTGAAGACCATCGTGGGAGCTGTGATCGAGTCGGTGAAGAATCTGCGCGACGTCATCATCTTGACGCTGTTCTCGCTGTCCGTCTTCGCCCTGCTGGGCCTGCAGATCTACATGGGCGTCCTGACGCAAAAGTGCATCCACTCCTTCCCCAGCGATGGATCATTCGGCAATTTGACCGACGACAATTACGAGGCCTTTGTTTCAAACTCTT CCAATTGGTATAAGGACGACACTGACAACTATCCTCTTTGCGGCAATTCCTCCGGCGCTGG GCCGTGCCCGGAGAACTATACGTGTCTGCAAGGTTATGGGGACAATCCCAACTACGGCTACACGTCATTCGACAGCTTCGGCTGGGCGTTGCTCTCCTCGTTCCGGCTGATGATGCAAGACGCCTGGGAGAACTTGTACCAGATGGTGCTGAGAACGGCCGGCCCATGGCACATGCTCTtcttcatcgtcatcatcttccTCGGCTCCTTCTACTTACTCAATCTCATCTTGGCCATCGTCGCCATGTCCTACGACGAGTTGCAGAAAAAGgccgaagaggaggaggaggccgcCCTCTTGGAGGAGGAGGCCATCAGG GTAGCGGAAGCGGCTGCGGCGACGAGAGAAGAGGAGCGCGAAGCCCGGATGAACAAATCGCCGTCGGATTTCTCCTGTCAAAGTTACGAGATGTTCGTCGGCGGCCAGGGAGCTCCGCCGGAAGGCAGAAGTTCGCTGGCCGGCGGGGGCGGTCCAGGCGGAGGCAACGGTCACGACGGCGACTACAGCATCCGCGAAAAAATGAGCATCAAATCCGACGACGTCGATTCCCTCCTGGGCGGCGGCAACGTCAGCGATTCGCGGATGAAAATCAACGGCCGCGTCCgcaaa gcCAGCCTGAGTCTACCTGGATCGCCGTTTGCAATGCGCCGGGCGTCCAGGGGTAGCCACCAGTTCACGTGGCGGAACGGGCCCCGGCGGATGGGCggcgccaacaacaacagcagcagcgccgACCGTAAGCCGCTGGTTCTTTCCACTTACCTGGACGCCCAGGAGCATTTGCCGTACGCCGATGACTCGGCCGCCGTGACGCCCATGTCTGAGGACAACGGCGCCATTGTTGTTCCCCCCTACGCCCTCAACAACCTCG GTTCTAGACAGGCGTCGTACACGTCGCACATGTCTCGGATGTCGTACAATTCTCACGGGGATCTGCTCAACGGGAAGCCGCCGGCCATGAGCGGCGGCGGCAAGGACTATCGATCCGCTGCCAACAGGGTGGCAGCGGCCAACGCCTCCAGTGCCAGCCGACCGACGCTCGTGCCCGATCTGGTCGTCGAGCACAGCCGacattatcatcatcatcatcacaatcAAAATCATGATTAC GATCACAACGCCATGGACAATCCGTTTATCGAGCAGAGCCAGAAACACGCCATTGCCGATCTCAAAG CTGATGATGATTTAGACGCCATTGCCATGCACGACATGGGACCCGAGCGGATGgtacagcaccaccaccacggagAGCATCGAGAGCATCGTCTCCATTCAC ACGCGGTGAATGAAGAGGACGAAGGTCCCAAGATCAAGGAGCGACTGCTGGCCCTTTCACTCAAATATCTGGACGTTTGCTGTGTGTGGGACTGCTCGCCTTACTGGGTCACTTTCCAGAGGCTCATCAGCCTTTTCGTCTACGACGCATTCATTGAACTCTTCATCACGCTGTGCATCGTCGTCAACACGCTCTTCATGGCACTCGATCACCACGGCATGAACGAGGAGATGAGCCGAGCCCTCAAAATGGGAAACTAC TTCTTCACGGCCACTTTCGCTATTGAGGCCACCTTCAAACTGATCGCCATCAGCCCGAAATTCTATTTCAGAGAGGGTTGGAACATCTTCGATTTCATCATCGTCTTTCTGTCGCTCCTCGAGCTCGGCCTGGAAGGTGTTTCAGGCTTGTCCGTCCTGCGCTCATTCCGATTG TTGCGAGTGTTCAAATTAGCGAAATCGTGGCCGACGCTCAACTTGCTCATCTCCATTATGGGAAAAACGGTGGGCGCCCTGGGTAACTTGACGTTCGTCTTGtgcatcatcatcttcatcttcgcCGTCATGGGCATGCAGCTCTTCGGCAAAAACTATATCG ACAATGTGGATCGGTTCCCGAACAAGGAGCTGCCACGTTGGCATTTCCTGGATTTCATGCACTCGTTCATGATCGTGTTCCGAGTCCTCTGCGGCGAATGGGTCGAATCCATGTGGGATTGTATGCTGGTCGGCGATTCCACCTGCATCCCGTTCTTCCTGGCCACGGTCGTCATCGGCAACCTTGTG GTGTTGAACCTCTTTTTAGCCTTGTTGCTCAGCAGCTTTGGCGCATCCAACCTATCGGCTCCACAGGTGGACAACGACACCAACAAGTTGACGGAGGCCTTCAATCGGATCTCGCGATTCAAGCGCTGGGTCCGCCGTTCCGTTTCCAACGGATTCCGCATGATACGCTCGAAATTGACCAACCAGATCTCCGACCAGAGAGCGCCAG CGTTCCGGGATATAACGTACATGAAACTCAGGCCATTCTACAAGT ACATGAACCGCGAGACGGATGTCGAGATGAACAATACTGGGGCGGCCAAGATGGCCAACAATAGCGGCAACGCCGATGGCACAGCGCCGACGCCCGTTGAACTGCAGGGTTACGACGCCGTAGACAGCGTCATGCGCG ATGAATCGATGAGCAaattgaagaacaagaaaggaGCCAACAACACTTCGGCCGTCTGTCCCAACAGTACTAAAAAACGGCCGGACGAGCTGGTCCTCGACATTGACTGCCGTAAAAATCCCAAAGACGACGACACCATCAG TTACCAATCGTACGGAAGTCATTGCCACCGGATAACGAGGGATGAGAGTCATAAAGGTAGCTTACGGGTCGACTATTACGACGAGAAGCGCAATGCCAGCAAAGAAGATTTGGACGGCTTTCCAG ATGACGTCGAAAGCTTCAAAGGCGACGGCGAGGAAGACGATGAACAAGAAGCTCGACCGGCCGAAGTCGAGGGCGAAGATGACGGACTAgcggcggaggcggcggaggcggcggcTAAAATTGCGCATCGCGTGGACAGCGATGAAGATCCTCAATACCCGGACGCTTGTTTTCCCGACCACTGGTACGAGAAGATTCCAATTATCAAAGGCAACGACGATTCGCCGTTCTGGCAGGGCTGGGCCATGCTGAGACTCAAGACTTTTCGGCTCATCGAAAACAAGTACTTTGAGACGGCCGTTATCATCATGATCCTCCTCTCCAGTTTGGCTCTC GCCCTGGAGGACATCTACTTATCGGAGAGGCCCGTTCTTCAAGATATCTTGTACTACATGGACCGAATCTTTACCGTCATATTTTTCATTGAGATGCTCATCAAGTGGCTGGCGCTCGGCTTCAAGAACTACTTCACCAACGCCTGGTGTTGGCTGGATTTCATCATCGTCATG GTGTCGCTGGTGAATTATGTGGCCTCGCTTTTTGGCGGCGGCAAGATTCAAGCGTTCAAAACGATGCGGACGTTGCGAGCGCTGAGACCGCTGAGGGCTTTGGCTCGCTTTCAGGGCATGAGG GTGGTGGTCAACGCACTCATCCAGGCCATTCCCAGCATTTTCAACGTGCTGTTGGTCTGTCTCATTCTATGGCTCATCTTTGCCATCATGGGAGTTCAAATGTTCGCCGGTAAATACTACAAG TGTGTCGACGCCGAAGGTGAAATCGTCTCCGTTGAATTCGTCAAGAATAAGACCCAGTGCATTGAGAAGGCCAGCAGCAACTACACCTGGCAAAACTCACCCATGAACTTTGACCACGTAGGCAAGGCCTACCTGTCGCTCTTTCAAGTCGCCACTTTCAAAGGTTGGATGCAGATCATGAGGGATGCCACCGACTCCAGAGat GTGGACGAGCAGCCGAAGAGAGAAGTCAATATCTACATGTACCTCTACTTTGTCTTCTTTATTATCTTCGGCTCCTTCTTCACGCTCAATCTCTTTATTGGAGTCATCATTGACAATTTCAAcgagcaaaagaagaaagccGGTGGCTCGCTCGAAATGTTCATGACAGAAGACCAGAAGAAATACTACAGCGCCATGAAGAAGATGGGCTCCAAGAAACCGCTGAAAGCTATTCCCAGACCTCAA TGGCGGCCACAAGCGATCGTGTTTCAAATCGTCACCAATAAAAAGTTTGACATGATTATCATGTTGTTCATCGGATTGAACATGTTAACCATGACGCTGGACCAGTACAAGCCGCACCAGATCTTGTCCAACATTCTCGATTACCTCAACATGTTTTTCATCGTCATCTTCACAGCCGAGTGCAGTCTCAAAGTGTTTGCGCTCCGCCATTATTACTTTAAAGAGCCTTGGAATCTCTTTGATTTCGTCGTCGTGATTCTCTCCATTTTGG GTATGGTGTTGAgcgatttgattgaaaagtatTTTGTGTCGCCGACATTGTTGCGAGTGGTGCGAGTGGCCAAAGTGGGCCGAGTTTTGCGTCTAGTCAAAGGCGCCAAGGGCATCCGGACGTTGCTCTTCGCTCTGGCCATGTCACTGCCGGCCTTGTTCAACATCTGCCTGCTACTCTTCTTGGTCATGTTCATCTACGCCATCTTCGGCATGTCGTTCTTCATGAATGTGAAACACAAATCGGGAATCGACGAAGTCTACAACTTTGAAACCTTCGGCAAATCGATGATTCTCCTCTTCCAAATGTCGACGTCGGCCGGCTGGGACACGGTCCTCGAAGGCATCATCAACGAGGTCGAATGCAACTTACCCAATCCGGAAACGGGCGATCCGGGCAATTGCGGCCAGACCACCATGGGCATCGCCTTCCTGCTTTCCTACCTGGTCATTTCCTTCTTGATCGTCATCAACATGTACATTGCCGTCATTTTGGAGAATTACTCGCAAGCGACGGAGGACGTACAGGAAGGTTTGACAGACGACGACTACGACATGTACTACGAGATTTGGCAGCAGTTCGATCCGGAAGGGACCCAGTACATCCGCTACGACCAGCTCCCCGATTTCCTGGACGTGCTGGAGCCGCCGCTGCAAATCCACAAGCCCAACAAGTACAAAATCGTCTCGATGGACATCCCCATCTGTCGCGGCGATCTCATGTACTGCGTCGACATCCTGGACGCTTTGACGCGTGACTTCTTCGCTCGCAAGGGCAACCCCATCGAAGAGCCGGTGGAAATCGACGAAGCGGCTCAGGCCATCGAGCGGCCGGGATACGATCCCGTTTCGTCGACGCTGTGGCGACAGCGTGAAGAATACTGTGCCCGGTTGATCCAGAACGCCTGGCGACGCCATCGTGAGAAACCGCGGGGCTCCACGGACGGAGAAGGTTGCAGCGGCGCCGGGAGCGACACCGGTGGTGGCGGAGGAGGAGCTGAGCACGTCTCCCTTGCGCCTTCACCTTCGTGCATCTCGGGCGTTGCCGGAGCAACCGGCGACTCCCAACACCAACAGACGGCCATCTTGATCGACAGTGATGGCTACGCCACGAAAAACGGACACAAAGTCGTGATTCATTCACGGTCGTCGTCCAGTATCAGTTCGCGGTCGACCGACGTATGA